The Osmerus eperlanus chromosome 1, fOsmEpe2.1, whole genome shotgun sequence genome includes the window TCATCGTAGAGCAGGTCAGAGCTGCTATCCTGGGAGGGAACTCTTGTCTGGACGCAGTACTCAGCAAGCGTGGTGGGAACCTTGACACCGTCACGCTCGGCCTCCGCCGCCGTGGACAACacctgcttcctgtgtgtgtggagcgagGAGCGGGGGGATTACATGTACTGTGTCACATGTGTAGGTACTGTAACTGAAGTTGAAGTGGGTGATTGGAGTGGGTAATTGGAGTTAAAGTACAATTTCAATTTGCTTGAAATTGTACTGTTTTCACTAATACTGTTTGCATAAGTATTATAATACATGTAGTGCATAACAATAGGCATGGGCATTAGGTCatgttgtgtgtatctgtgactACATTGACATGCTGCCTCATATTGTATTAACAACCTAAATAAAACTTAGTCGGAATAAAATGCACTCAGATAAACACCTAATGCAGGATGGAGTAAACCGATTGGAGCCATTCTGAATGAAATTTAATTTTGAATGAAGGACCTGGTGACAATTTTGACAATTTGTTCAACAGAATAATTAATTCAGGTTCTATGTTATTTGAGGGAGTTACATGGGAAATTTACATGAACTGTTTGTCATTCATTCAGCAGGTCAGTGTGTGCATCTGGAGAGGGTACCTGATGATCTCTGCGTACTCCTTGTCCTTGCCCTTGCTGTCTCTCCACTTGCGGAACATGACGGAGGCGTCTACGTTGGCCGGCGAGAAAGTGTTGGGCTCGTTCAGCAGAGAGATTACACTCAGCAGGATGgtcctgtgcacacacacacacaccgacacaccaaAGTCAaggtatacagttacatttacatttagtcatttagcagacgctcttatccagagcgacttacagtaagtacagggacattccccccgaggcaagtagggtgaagtgccgcaCAGTTGCCACACAGTTGTAGCACTCCAATGCAAACTACAGACTGCTAGGCCACTAACATTTTATGTTTACTCATTTGGCAGATGCTTTTACCCAGCTACTTTATTTAGCGACTTGCAAACAGTACACTAACCTGACCATTGTGAACGCAATCATCAATCCTTTCACAGGTTCAGTTTATCCAGTTTGACAATTCATCTGATCACCTTATCAACCAAGCATACAATAATAATCTCCACAGGAAAGTCACCTGTGTTGACTATACTTCATTTAAAGCCTGGTAAAAGGCCTTCAAAAGGTTTGGTATTTGATTAATTTAGAGATTTAATAGTAATAAGTAAGTAGCACAATAGTTACAAGATAATTCAAATGTTAACCCCGTCTATAGAGTAACTACTTGGTAATAACATAATCCTATGTCACTAGTATGACTGACCGAAGTCACAATAATTGTTACATTTACTCTACGACTACATTCGTTCTTTTAACAGCTAATGCTTTGCTTCGTATGGTTCTCACTTAATAAAATATACAGTTAAAAAAGTACAATTAGAAGCATAGGTAGACAAAAACATAATTGGAGCCGGATTTGCTACTGTAAGTTACCTGACATTCTGGGTGGGGTTCCACCTTTCAGAGGGCAACTCTCCGCTTTGGGGGTCGTcaacaggagggtggaggatggagatgCACACATCACCGTTCTGTACAGCAAAACCATCAGGAAGTTACTAAAATGTTTGACTGCTCAAAATTACCGAATTCAATACAGAGTCAACACTGTTCCACGACTACGCAGCTGACCGGTAGTGAACACTGCAGATTCCTACCTCGTAGATGTTGGGGTGCCACATCTTTGTGAGAAAACGGAAGGTGGGCGGGGAGTAGGGGTAGTCGATGGGAAACTTGATGTGAGCCTAAGAGTAGGACAcaggtttacacctatcaaacATGAGGTTCTTCCATCAcacaatagaaagaaagaaatattgGTGGACCACATTACCAACAACCAAACCCTATTTATTATGTGTTTCATTAGCAGGGATTTCGTTTACCGGAGCTAGAGGATGGTGGCAGAATGAGTACAATTAGTTGGACAGTTTGATAAGTACTATCCATCTTGGGAGCTTCTCTGTCCAAGAACAGTAGGACTAGGACCTATGATGAGGTGCCTTTAAGGTCAACATATTTATTCAGTATCAAAATGAATGCCAATTCAAAATGAATTGGCATTCACAGTGCATGGGAAACTCTTTGAATTGGCACTCAGTGCATGGGAAACTATTTTCTTAAGGGAGGTCACTGGTCTGACTCCACTCTGATAAGACTATGATTGCATCAAAACATGAACTAGCcagaatgggttttgtcttTGGTATATTCTAGTACCTTAAAGTTTGGCACAGTCTATTTTGACCTGAGACATTGAACAACCTTTCAAAAAATTGTAGAAGAACATACAGATCCTTGTACTTATCTGGAAATAGTACAACAATATTTGCTTACTAGACTTTGCTTACTTCACTGACCTATATGATCTCTACTTAGAGAACACTCCTTTAATTGATCCTGTAGCCATAAGCCAAAGTCAATGGCCAGGATGTGAGCTCTTTTATAGTGCTAATGATGCTAATGTcaactagcctagcctagcttaaTTGAATAAGTCCCTCATGGGAAACGGAGACGAGTCTCatcatgttctctctccctctctctgctgaggTTCCATTTATATCTGTCTGTGAATAAAAATAGCACACAGCGATCATACAGAGAGGCAAAAAAGCTGGTCAAGGAGAGGGGGCAagagaatcagagagaaaggaaagtgCAAAGTTAAAGAGGATAAGGAAAACGTATAAGTGCAATGGTAAACCAAGACTAGCTTAATATGATATATTTATAGAGAACAGACTTCTACACTGTTGCTTGTTAGGATCACACAGGTATGGTTTGAAAACCAGGCAGCTACACATCAGCAGgtgcaccccccctcacacacacgtttccaTTGTTAAATTGAACTTACCTTAAAGTAGCCTCCCTCATACAGTGTGTTGGGGGGACCAAATATTGCCACCTCCCAGTTGTACAGGTCTGACTCCTCCACCAGAGTGATGCGGAAGCCCTCCACTGGCTGCTCCTGCAGAGACTTCATCTCCATCATCAAGGCCTTCTGGGAACTAGGAGTCGCTTGGTGAGCCATGGCTAGTTTACTACTTCTCACTAGTGTCAGGAGAGTAGGGAAGTGAAAAAGAGTATcaaagagggaggaaggtggaTAAAGATAGAAGGCCTATACAGGGGTTTAACTGGGAAAGCTAAGATAGGGGTGGTACAAAAATACAAACtaaaaaaataatatacaaaAATATTACACCCCAAAATATGCTTTTATCTTCAAATATAAATCGTTTGGATCCAGGACGGGTTGTGCTCTTTCAAAGAGCAGTAGGTTACCCCCTGAAACAGTGCCTGCATTTTAGATGTGTGTTAACCTACTTAACAGTACACTGGTGGTAAGAACACAGCAACACCATTAAGAATTCGGAGTAGGACAACCAAAGCCTATCATGTAGCAAAAACTACAGGCCTTGACAGCTGATCCTAGACAGCAAAGTTGATGAAAATCATTACCTTAAGCTGCGCAACAACACGGTCTTAGCACTTATATCAAATTGCTTGAGGACGTTTTTTCCTGTTGCAACTGTAGTGGCATGTACACATTTAACTAATTGATATGTCCAGTCAAGCAAAAGTGACTGCCACAAATGATCTTGTTCACTGAAAGATTTTTTTCTGGTCGTCGCGCTGTATTTCTCTTCAGTGGGCTGTTGATACTTGGcatgaagaaaaataacaaCGTTAGGAGATCCCGTGAATCATTCTATGGGTCAAAACTCTACAGGCGAATTGCTTTCACTGACATT containing:
- the ube2r2 gene encoding ubiquitin-conjugating enzyme E2 R2 encodes the protein MAHQATPSSQKALMMEMKSLQEQPVEGFRITLVEESDLYNWEVAIFGPPNTLYEGGYFKAHIKFPIDYPYSPPTFRFLTKMWHPNIYENGDVCISILHPPVDDPQSGELPSERWNPTQNVRTILLSVISLLNEPNTFSPANVDASVMFRKWRDSKGKDKEYAEIIRKQVLSTAAEAERDGVKVPTTLAEYCVQTRVPSQDSSSDLLYDDLYDDDMEEEEEEEEESDLESGGEAGGTSGGEGGTSRYDNQDDSGNEES